The Elaeis guineensis isolate ETL-2024a chromosome 14, EG11, whole genome shotgun sequence genome has a segment encoding these proteins:
- the LOC105057384 gene encoding pentatricopeptide repeat-containing protein At5g43790, protein MRWPKFLGFIQKCHKILYGHGRSLELLVSLYWFLRYGHDKIQAPLPSQHISLPNPHPTPSSKSQQTHKRPPASPTRYYSSTAPILSKLEACPNLYQFSQIHAHVITSGLFHNVFAASRLLKFSTASLSPPDLQLTNLLFSQIHHPDVFCYNLVIKALSLSSSPLNSLSLFRKLLLQGLCPNEYTFCFLLDCCSHGIALWEGRQLHAHLNKHGLATATFSGTSLIHMYGDCGALPDALQAFEQMQLRSNASWGAMIDACVEHGKVFDGLKLFREMRSLGVEPSNATLVSIVSACAELGDLVSGRAVHGHIVVSGLELNVILGTSLVDMYSKSAAIEMAMEVFSVMPVRTVASWNCLIHGMAINGDGARAKCLFEEMLLDGDVRPNEVTFLGILNACSHAGLIEDGVVYFSLMSKAYGIRPNIKHYGCMVDLYGRAGRVEEAIEIIRTMSMKPDIGIWGALLGACRTPGYKELGELLAAQIMKIAPYDTCGYLLLSDAYASDRRWDDVVGVRKVMREMVIRKMPGFSSICS, encoded by the coding sequence ATGAGGTGGCCCAAATTCCTTGGCTTCATTCAGAAGTGCCACAAGATCCTTTATGGACATGGCAGAAGCCTTGAGTTGCTTGTTTCTCTATATTGGTTTTTAAGGTATGGTCATGACAAGATACAAGCCCCTCTCCCAAGCCAACATATATCACTCCCTAATCCTCACCCCACCCCTTCTTCAAAATCCCAGCAGACCCACAAAAGACCACCTGCCAGCCCCACCAGATATTACAGCAGCACCGCCCCCATCCTGTCCAAACTAGAGGCTTGCCCAAACCTATACCAGTTTAGCCAAATCCACGCCCATGTCATCACCTCCGGCCTGTTCCACAATGTCTTCGCTGCAAGCCGTTTGCTTAAATTCTCCACTGCCTCCCTGAGTCCCCCAGACCTCCAACTCACCAATCTCCTCTTCTCCCAAATCCACCACCCGGATGTCTTTTGTTACAACTTAGTCATAAAAGCCCTCTCCTTGAGTTCCTCTCCACTCAACTCACTCTCTTTATTTCGTAAACTGCTGCTCCAAGGCCTCTGTCCCAATGAGTATACCTTCTGCTTCCTGCTCGACTGTTGCTCCCATGGGATCGCTTTGTGGGAGGGCAGGCAGCTACATGCCCACCTTAACAAACATGGGCTAGCCACCGCCACCTTCTCTGGTACTTCACTCATCCACATGTATGGAGACTGTGGAGCCCTTCCGGATGCACTTCAAGCATTTGAACAAATGCAGTTGAGAAGCAATGCGTCATGGGGAGCGATGATTGATGCATGCGTCGAACATGGGAAGGTGTTTGATGGTTTGAAGTTGTTCCGGGAGATGCGGAGTTTGGGTGTTGAGCCTAGTAACGCCACGTTGGTCAGCATCGTGAGTGCCTGTGCGGAGCTAGGGGATTTGGTTAGCGGTCGAGCCGTGCATGGCCACATCGTGGTGAGTGGATTGGAGCTCAATGTCATTCTCGGGACGAGCCTTGTTGATATGTACTCCAAGAGTGCGGCGATTGAGATGGCCATGGAGGTGTTCTCGGTGATGCCGGTGAGGACTGTGGCTTCATGGAATTGCCTCATCCATGGGATGGCCATCAATGGCGATGGAGCTAGAGCCAAATGCTTGTTTGAAGAGATGCTGCTGGATGGAGATGTCCGCCCGAATGAAGTGACTTTTCTTGGCATTCTTAATGCATGCAGCCATGCAGGGCTCATAGAAGATGGCGTCGTGTATTTTTCGCTTATGAGCAAAGCCTATGGCATCAGGCCGAATATAAAGCATTATGGGTGCATGGTTGATCTTTATGGTCGAGCAGGGAGGGTGGAGGAGGCCATAGAAATTATAAGGACAATGTCCATGAAGCCCGATATCGGTATATGGGGGGCATTGCTTGGTGCATGCAGGACTCCTGGCTATAAAGAGTTGGGAGAACTATTGGCAGCACAAATTATGAAGATTGCACCTTATGATACATGTGGATATCTACTGCTCTCCGATGCATATGCATCGGATAGGCGTTGGGATGATGTAGTTGGCGTGAGGAAAGTGATGAGAGAGATGGTTATCAGGAAGATGCCGGGATTTAGCTCCATATGTAGTTGA